In the genome of Paenibacillus pabuli, the window TTGATGCCGCAGCGATTTTCCAGGATGCTCGTAACACTGTAGCGAAAGACTATCCGACTGTATTTGAAGATACTCGTGTACTGGCATTCACTGAGCCGATTCCTAACGATACGATCGCAGTACGTACAGACATGAATGCAGATTGGACAGCAAAAATCAAACAAGCGTTCATCGACATCGGTAAAGATCCACAAGGTCACGAAATCATCAAAGAAATCTACACACACGAAGGTTATGTAGAGTCTGATGACAGCAAATTTGATATCGTTCGTGAGTACGGCGAAAAAGTGAAAACAGAGTAGTTTTCTGTCAAAAAAAGATCGTTAATGATCGCATTGCATTGATTATCTTTTCATTGGATAACTTCATTGATTCAGCGGGCAGGCCAGTTCAGCGTGACATACGCTGCGCTGGCTTGTCCCATTACAGCGTGACCCTGCGAAATACCATATTAATGAAAGAAGGATTACTGCCATGATTGAGCTTCATAATGTAACGAAAACATACGCTAACGGCACCAAGGGCCTGAATAATATTAATCTGAAATTTAAGCAAGGGGAATTTATTGCCGTCGTTGGTTTGTCTGGTGCGGGGAAATCGACGCTCCTGCGTTCCATTAACCGACTTCATGATATCAGTGAAGGAGAGATTTTGATTAATAGCAAGTCGATTACAAAAGCCCACGGCAAGTCACTTCGCATGATTCGCCGGGATATCGGCATGATCTTCCAGAGCTTCAACCTCGTGAAACGTTCCAGTGTGCTTCGTAACGTGCTTGCTGGACGGGTGGGATACCATTCCACACTTCGTACCATTTTGGGCCGTTTTCCAAAAGAGGACACGGAACTTGCATTTGACGCATTGGAGCGGGTGAATATTGCCGAGAAAGCCTATTCTCGCGCGGATCAATTGTCCGGTGGTCAACAACAACGGGTAGCCATAGCTCGCGTACTTGCACAGGAAGCCAAAATCATTCTGGCAGACGAGCCTGTCGCTTCACTCGATCCACTAACAACGAAACAGGTAATGGATGATCTGAAACGCATCAACCAGGATCTCGGGATTACAACGATCGTTAACCTTCACTTTATCGACCTTGCCAGAGAATATGCGACCCGTATTGTGGGATTGCGTGCCGGCGAAGTGGTGTTTGATGGTCCGGTATCCGAAGCAACGGATGAGCGTTTTGCAGAAATTTATGGCAGACCTATTCTGGCAGACGAACTGCTGGATAAACAGGCTGTACAGGAACAGCGGGGAGAAGTTCTGGTATGAAGCAACCCGTAAACGTATCGATAGATGGATCATTTCAGAACGAGTCAGGGAAGGGGCAGGGACCAGGCACAGGTTCGACTGTCCGCCGTCCCAAACCACCAGGGCGCACCAAACATCTGCTCACCTTGGTCATTATTCTGCTGCTTTTGTGGGCAAGTGCCAAACAGACGGATGCCAGCTTCAGCGAACTGATCGAAGGTTTCCCCAACATGCTGGATTTGCTGCGTGAGATGTTCCCGCCGCGCTGGAGCTACTTTGACAACATCGTTCAGGGCATGCTGGAGACGATCCGTATGGCTCTGATCGGTACAACAATCGGTGCGATCATCGCAATTCCGGTCTCCATCATCTGTGCAGGCAACCTAATGCCTAGCCGCTGGATTTACTATCCGGCCCGTTTTGTACTGAACCTGATTCGTACCGTGCCTGACCTGCTGCTGGCGGCGCTGTTCGTAGCTGTGTTTGGACTGGGACCGATTCCTGGTATATTGGCACTCGCCGTCTTCTCGGTGGGACTGATTGCCAAGCTGACCTACGAAACGCTGGAAACGATTGATCAGGGACCGCTTGAAGCGATGACGGCTGTCGGCATGAACCGAATTCAACTCATTGTTTATGGCGTGGTGCCACAACTGGCTGCCCAGTTTACTTCCTATGTACTGTATGCCTTTGAGATTAATGTACGTGCCGCTGCGATTCTCGGATTGGTTGGAGCTGGGGGTATCGGACTGTATTATGAAGCAACACTTGGATTCCTGGAATATGACAAAACGAGTGTAATCATTCTGTTTACCCTTGTCATTGTTCTGATCATTGATTATGTAAGTACTAAGCTGCGGGAGAAATTGTTATGATGAAAAATGAAACAAGCGTCATCCGGCGCAAACCACGGAAGAACCCGCTTCGCTGGGTCATTGTAATCTTGCTTATCCTAGTGTACGCTTGGGCACTTGCCGGTGTACCTTTTACAGGATTGAAAGAAACCGCTGGTCAGATCATGAAGGCCATTATCGCCGGGGTTTTCTCCCCGGATTGGGATTTTGTTTATCTGCCTGAGGGTGAAGATTTGCTGCGGGGATTGCTGGATACGCTGGCGATCTCGGTGCTGGGTACCGTCATCTCCGCTGTACTTTGTATTCCGTTTGCATTTTGGTCTGCCCGGAATATGAGCAGCTTCCGTCCTGTATCGGGTACGGGCAAAATGGTGCTCAGCTTTATCCGTACGTTCCCGGAGATCATCATGGCTTTGCTGTTTATCAAGGCGGTAGGACCGGGTTCTTTTGCGGGTGTACTCGCCCTTGGCCTGCATTCCATCGGGATGCTAGGTAAACTGTTCGCTGATGAAGTGGAAAATATTGATTATGGTCCTTCTGAAGCGTTGCTCGCTTCCGGAGCGACTCGCATGCAGCAGCTGTGGTTTGCGGTACTGCCACAGGTTCTGCCTGGATTTCTTAACTACACGTTGTATCGGTTCGAGATTAATGTGCGTTCCGCAACCATTCTGGGGGTAATCGGGGCAGGAGGGATCGGTACACCGCTGATCTTCGCACTCAGCACACGGAACTGGCCGCGAGTAGGGATCATCTTGCTGGGTATTATCGTGATGATTACGATCATTGATCTGATCTCGGGATACATCCGCAAGAAGCTGGTGTAGAGAAGAAAAGATTAAAGTTTGCTTGCTAATAAAGACGAATAAAATAAAGAAATATGATAGATATGACTCAATCCATTGTTGATCTATCGGAAGAGCAGCCCTTGCATTAGTGAAGTGACCCCTTAAAGTTAGACAAATATTTTTATGCAATTTGTTGGGCATGAGCTCGGTATTGTACCGGACTCATGCCTTTTAATTTTGACTTGATGCGTTTGTGATTGTAGTAATCCATGTATCGTGCCAGCTCTTGCTTGAAGTGATCTACACTTTCAAATTCATGAAGATAAAAAAACTCTGACTTCATAATGCCAAAGAAGTTCTCCATTACTGCGTTATCATAACAATTCCCTTTGCGTGACATGCTCTGGATAATCGCTTGTCTCTTTAAAGCCTGTCGATACTGCTTCATCTGGTAGTGCCAGCCTTGATCCGAATGCAGGAGGAGTTTATCCTCGTTGGACAAGCGTTTAAAGGCTTTATTTAGCATCTCGGAGACTAATGAATACGTAGGGCGAGACCCTACTGTGTACGTAATAATCTCACCGTTATACAAGTCCAGAACAGGTGATAAATACATCTTTTCTCCAAACAACTTGAATTCAGTAATATCCGTAACCCACTTCTCATTTGGTTTTTCTGCTAGAAAATTACGATCCAGTACGTTGGGTGCAATCTTACCTACTGTTCCTTTATAGGAGCGATATTTCTTCATACGCACCACTGATTGCAGGCCTAATTCTTTCATGATACGCAGTACTTTTTTATGGTTAACTCGGTGTCCACGATTAACTAGTTCATCACGGATACGACGATATCCATAACGCCCATGATGTTCCTCATAAATGGATTGAATAAGGAGTTTTAGATCTGCGTCTAGATCTGGCTTGTCAAACTGCTTCACCCAGTAATAGAAGGTACTACGTGGGACTTCAGCGAACGCTAACAATGCAACCACCGGGAATTCAAGCCTTAATTCATAGACGACTTGCGCTTTGTCTTGTTTGGTGATTTTTCCTTGTTTTGAACTAAGGCATTCAACTTTTTTAAGTAGGCGTTTTCCATACGCAAACGTTCTAATTCAGCTTGTAGAGCTTCAAGCGATCCCTCAGCAGGTTCTTGCTTTTGAAGTCCTTTTTTATTCTTATCCGTCATACGATGACGCCCCTTTATCTTTGGTTTTAGGGCGTCGATCCCATTTTCATTGAACTGACTGCGCCACCTTCGAATAACCCCTGGAGAAGAGATATTGAAAATGACAGCAGCTTCATTTGGAGACGTCCCATTTTCGTTCATATAGTTGAGTACGTCTAGTTTATAGGTTAGAGAGTAAGCTGTATAGGTTTTTTCAAAAGCTTTTAAACCGTGATATTCGTATTGCTTGATCCACATACGCAGGATTTCATGATTAATTCCTAAGGATTTCGCAATGCTTTTAATCCCTTCATTTCCTGATAAATATTGATGAATAGCTTCTATTTTCAAGTCTAAATTAAATTTTGACAAAAAAACTGCACCTCCAATTGTTAGATGGTGTCTAACAATTGGGGTGCAGTTCATTAGCAGGTGCTGCTTTTTGCATTTTATAGGAAGCTAATATTAGCAAAATGTTGAGTCTATATGAAATTACTGTTTTAGAAGTATACGTAAAATAACAGAAAAAACCGAAGCAAGGTGCCTGGAATTCCGGCGATCTTACTTCGGTTTTTCTATGCCTGGTTAAACGTTATGCATTCCTTAGTGAGACTTAGCTTGCTGCTGGCAGAGATACAGCAGATTTCGTTACTTGTACCGTAATCGTTTCCGTGCTTGTCACACCCGCTGCATTGATCAGCTCGGCGCGATACGTGTACGTTCCATTCGCGTGACCGGATACATCTGTCACCGCGCTTTGTGCATTAGGTGTTACGGCGTTCAGCGCTTTGGTATCGATCAGTTGACCATTCTCATAGAGACGGTATTCTGTTGCATTGGTTCCCCACCACAGATTCATCGTCACTTTGTAGTTGCCGTCCCCATCCCAATTGTCTTGGGAGAGAACTGCTTTGCCAGGAGCAGCATTTGCTACTTTTACAGTGAGTACTTCACTGCGAGTTGAGCCTTTGGAGTTCGTCAGCTCGGCTACATATGTGTACGTACCATTGGTTTTGCCAGTGATCGTTGTTTGGGCCGATTGTGCCGCCGGGGTAGCGTCTGTCAGCTTTTGTGTGTCAATTAGCACGCCGTCCTCATACAGCTTATAGCTTGTGCCATTGTCACCCCACCAGAGGTTCATCGTAACTGTATAAGATCCTTCGGACAGACCATTGCTGTAACCATTGTTGGATGTAAGCGCCGGTTTACCTGGTGCGCCAACTGCCGGCGTAGAAGGTCCTTCTTCGCCGCCTTCTTCAACTTTTACGAAATCGTTCAAGCTTCTAGGTTTCAGTTGGAATACATCTTTGAAAATAGCGGCAACACCTGTCACGCTGATTTTATCGCCCGCTGCGTAAGGGAAGGAAGTTTGCGTTACACCTGTGCGTGTATCCACACGTACATGCGTGCTTGTTCCGTCCGCTGCAACCGCATCGAATTCAAACGAACCTGCCGGAGTTGCACTAACGATGTTTTGAACAGTCACTTCTTTTAATTGAACGAGTTGACCCTGGTTTGCAGCCGTTACCGCTGGAACCTCAATGGCAGCAGGAATGGAGGCTGTACCTGTTTTCTCGATCGCTACGATATCTGTAAGCTCAAATTCACTGTTGTACAGCGCCGTTGCTGCGGTTACTTTAACCACATCTCCAGCGTGGAAGCCGCCAGTACTTTGGAAAACATACAGGCCGCCGGTGGTGTCTTGAAGATAGAAGGATTGTCCACCAAAAGCGCCTGGCTCTGTAGTAACTACGCCTTCAACCGTAACCGTTGAACCAGCTACTTTGGTGCGAGCATCAGCAATGCTGATTGTTGCCGGGATTGGTCCTTCTTCTTCCGGAAGCTGTTCAGCCGGAACATTGCCGATTGTAACTGCATTGGTAATCAGGTTGCTGCCGTTCAGACGCAGACGCAGGCTGGCAGCGCCCGTAGTACCTGGTTTGATACGAACATTCAGGTCCTTAATTGCACGACCTTTACTGTCGGAAGTAACGCTAAAGTTGGAGCTGTAGCCGTACGAAGTCGGCCATGTGCCACTTTCATTTTGAATCATGGCCACTTGCGTTCCGCCAGTCAGGTAAATTCCTGCACTGTAACCGGAAACGGTTGTGTTAGCAGGCATGTTCTCTACAACTACGCGGATTTGGAAATCCTCCGCATTAGGCAGGGTGTCCTGCTTCACGAAGCTGTAGGAAGCGTTCGCGCTTGAAGCTGGTCCACCATAAGAACCTGCTTTGAACGTGGAACGATCATACCATTTGTATCCTGCAGCTGGTGCGGCCCAAGGTTCAGCCTGTGGTTCTGTGGAAGCCGCAGGTTGTTCGAACGGAAGCAATGCAGTTACATTGTCCAGTTGAAGTCCGTTTACTTGAGTCAAGCTAGTGTAATTTTCTTGTGTAGCAAGCCAGTTAACCGTATTAACCAGCAATTTGCCGTCATCCACTTCTTTGAAGCCGTCATAGGTTGTTTTGCGAGCGCCAGTCTCTTCGCGCAGATACTTCGGTGAAGCATCCTCAACTGGAGAAGAGTCCCCGATAAACGCTGCTTTACCTGCACCCAGCTTGGAAACGGCTACGTAAGGACCTTCTTCAACTCCACCGCCATTGTATACGCCTTGGTCAACAGCGTTCGGCCAAGCTGCATTCGTTTTTGGCAGGTATACAATACCTTTAGCCTTGGTTGGATCGGTGATCGCAAGTGTAGAACCTGCGTGCATGGCTACAGCAGATACACCTTCTGTAATGCCAAATGCTTGTCCAGCAGGCACAATGTTAGTTGCGTTAATATCGCCTAATGCGTTGTAACGGAAGCGTACGCCGAAATTATCGGATAGCCAGTCCGTGCTGGTTACATTTTGCATAGCCTCAGAGTTACGCTCATCTGTGCTCATGCCCTTGGCTGGATCTTCAAACGCGCCACGACGATAGCCATTAATCGCTTCGGAACCGTCCCAGCGGTTTTTGTTACGGTCAGCATTGTAGTGATCTCCAATGAAGAAGATGCTGCCGCCTTTTTCTACATACTCTTTCATGGCTGCCTGTTCTGTCGTTTTGAAGGGAACATTGGGTTCAGCGATGACAAACACGTTATATTCTTTCAGATCGTCATAGGTAAAAGGGGACGTCTTGCGCAGTTCCTTTACATAATATCCATCGTTCGCAAGTGCATTGCCGAAGTCAGAGAAACCTCCGTCAATGACCCAGTCAGCCGCTCCGGCTGTCTGTGCATGAGTATTGTCGAACAATACTTTCTTGCCTGCATTTCCATTAACAACCTTTGCCTGAATGAACGGTGCAGGGTCTGTTGCCCATTCGGCTTGAACCGCTGCATCTCCGTTCCACAATCCGATCTGAAGCGGCAATGCCATGGACAATGCCAGGAGTGATTTTACCCATACTCCTCGCATACGTGTCAATTTACCCAACCAAATCCCTCCCAAATATTAGTTGAAACATGAGTTCGTCCATATTCTAACACACCAAAATCTCACATAGTCATAACAATTTGTAAAAACGAACTCGACTTTTGTAAAAATGAGTCCATTGTCATGGCCCATAGAGCGAATTTTGATACTTTCTAACATCAAATGTTGATTTCGCGTCATTCCTGCTCATGAAAAAAGCCATCTCTTATGAGATGACTTTGGCTCGAATGCGATTGACGGCATGGAATACCGAGGATTTGATCATGCCTTCACTCCGGCTGACGAGCTGGGCGGTTTCCTTGATGCTGTACCCGTGAATCACCCGTAATTCAAGAATTTTGCGATGCTCCGTATTGTTAATAATCGATACCAGATCGTTAACACCTTCGGAGATCTCCAACTCGGATGTATCACAATGATACGTCTGCATCTCCAACCTGCTGTCCCGCTTCAGTGTACGGGTTCGCTTGCGGAACGTATCCATGGCGAGGTTACGTGCAATTCTTTTGAGGTAGTAGAGCAGCCGTTCTTCCGGAATGTCTGCCGTTACATTCATCATTCGTATGAAGCACTCCTGCGTCAGATCTTCCGCATCCTGTGGATTTTTGACAATCTGAGATAGATACCGTGTCACTTCTGATTTATAGTTTACATAAGCATCATGAATGGCTGTTTTGTTCACGTGATGTTTTCCCCTTTGGATACCAATCTAACCTGTTCCGGTCTGGTTTGTTCTCTATGTTCCATAGTATATCGGGATGATGTTTCCAAAGAAGCCAGACTTGTATCCGAGTTGTAACATTTTCCGTGAACCTCTGTTCAATCCTGGAGCAGAGATACAAAATATAAGGCAGATGAAATTCATAGAGCAGGGAGATTAAGATTCATCATGAGACCGAAACAGATATTAATTATTGAGGACGAAGAGTCCATTCGCGACATCCTATCCTATTCTTTGCGCAAGGAAGGATTTGAGATGACCGAAGCAGCAACTGGAAGAGAGGGCCTGGATCTGCTCAGGGAGTCCAGACCAGACTTGATCCTGCTCGACCTGATGCTGCCGGACATGAGCGGGTTCGATGTATGCAGACAGCTTTCTGTGAATTCGAAGATTCCCGTGATTATGATTACGGCGAAGTCCGATATGCTGGACAAGGTGCTGGGTATGGAGCTGGGGGCAGACGATTATATTACCAAGCCATTCGACATTCGTGAGGTGGTTGTGCGCATTCGGGCCATTTTCCGCCGGATTGATCTGATCAGCGAGACGCTCGAGAATCAGTCCTATGAAGTGGTGCGGCTGGGCAGACACATTGAGATACGCAAGGACGAGCGTGAAGTCTGGAAGGATGGGGAACGCGCCGGACTGACCAATAAGGAATATGATTTGCTGCTGTATCTGGTCAATCATCACCGCAAGGTACATACAAGGTCTGAGTTGCTGGATAAAGTGTGGGGATTTGATTTTCCCGGAGATACACGGACGGTAGACATTCATATTCAGCGCATTCGCAAGAAGCTGGATAGTGGGGAGCAGGGGATTTCACTTATTGAGACGGTCTTCGGCGTGGGGTACAAACTGAATATTCAGGTGCATACATGAAATGGACGATTCAGTTCAAAATGGTCGTTCTTTTCTCGGTTATCGTATTTATCGGATTCTCGGCCTTACTCATTATTTCGAATAAAGTGGGTGAGGAGAACATGTACAGGGAAGTGCAGGAGGACATGGTACAATCCAAAAAAAATCTGGATATCGCCCTCAATCAATATTTCCTGATCCATAACAAACGGATTAGTGAGGACTCCCTGGGAACAGGGAATCGGGACCTCGCAGAACAGATCGGATCAGCAGTAGGCGGCAAAGTTATTGTATATCGATCTGATGGAACCACGTTTAGCACCGTTGGCACAAAGGCGAAGCCGGGTGCTGCCAAAACCGCTGATCTGCAGGCTGCCATGAAATCAAAGATCGCCTACACAACAGTGGTGGATAAAGGCAGGGTCACAGGGAATCTGTCTTTCCCTGTGCTATCGGAAGAGCATATCATAGGCATTATACAGCTGGAAAGGGATTATACGGATCTGTTCAAACGGCATCTGCGATTCCAGAACACCATCAAGGGCTTTGCAGCCGTCATTTTTGTGTTTGTATTCATTGGCTCTGTCTTTATTTCACGCCAGATTACGAAGCCGATTCGTGTGCTGACGAAACGTTCAGCCGAAGTTGCACAAGGCAGCCTGAATGCAGACATCCACATCTCAACAAAGGATGAGATTGGAGAGCTGGCTTCCAGCTTTACGGTCATGATTGATCGGGTCAGGGAGCAGATTGATGTGATTGAAAGAGAACGGGATGAGGTCAAGCATTTGCAGGCACGCAACAAGGTTTTTTTTGACAATGTGACCCATGAATTAAAGACACCGCTGACCACGATACTGGGGTATGCCCAGATTTTGCGGGATAATGGATTTACGGATCAGGCGTTCTTTGAGAAAGGGTTGAAATATATCATCAATGAGAGCCAACGCCTCAACGTTATGGTTGCCGATATTCTGGAAGTGACCGTATCGTCTACACCGATTCAGACCTTCCGTTTTGAGCGGGTAAATGTATCGAATATTATTCGGGAAGCCTGCGAAGACATGTCCATCAAGGCGGGCAAGTACAATATTGGCATTCGCTATGAGCTGGAACCATTGTTGTATGTTCAGGGGGACTGGAATAAGCTCAAGGAGGTTTTTTTGAATGTGCTGGATAACTCCGTCAAATACGGGAATGTAAATTCCATTATTCAGGTTCAATCGTTTCGACTGGGGGATTCGGTAGCCATTCTGATTCGTGATGAAGGAGAAGGCATTCCGGAGGAAGCATTGAAGCATGTATTTGAACCCTTTTACCGGGATAACGGCATGAACAGGACAGAGAAGGGAAGCGCAGGACTGGGCTTGTCCATTGTGAAAAACACGGTAGAGCAGCATGGGGGAACGGTGGAAATGAAGAGTATATTGAACAAGGGAACACAGGTGAATATCAGTCTGCCTGGGGAATGGGACGTATGAAGAAACGAGCATTTTGGAGCAGACATCGCGATATGCTTATGTTATCCGGTTTGCTGATTGTATTTGTTGGAGGTATCTTTGGCATTGGTAGTCTGTTCAACATTGGACATGCGAAGCCCAGAACCGTCATTCTGCCGGATAAACAGTTTAACAGCCGCCTGGCACCACCGCCAAGCAGCACAATTCAGATTGAGTCGGCTACCAAGCTGCCCAATGACTTTGCCATTTATGATTTTGAAGTAGCTGATCCCAACACCGTCATATTGAATCGGCCGGATCGCTCCTATACCGGGATCAAGCTGTCACAGCTGCATATGGATGATAATCGGTTAAAAGACATCGCCACAAATATAGAGTATGGCATTACTCTGAGTCCGGATCAGAGCAAGCTGATTTATTCCCAGTACCGATCGACTCAGGCGCAGAAGACAACCTATGAATATGATTTGAAAACAGGAGAACATCATAAGCTGAAGAATGACAACTCCTATTCACGCGTCTTTGTAGGCAATGAATCCTATATCGGATATGATGATCTGGTGTTCAATATGGTGGATCTGAATACGGGAAAGAAACGCGAATTGTACAGTTATGATGAATTAGCAGCCAAGGTCGCACAGACCAGCAACATATCAAGTCCGGATGATACCCTGATCATGCTGGATTTGTATGAGATCAGTCGGGATCTATCACGGGTGTATGTGCTGGTGAAGCTGAAAGAAAATTACGCAGTCTACAGCTTCTCTCTTAACGATAAAAATGATATCACCGCATATACCCCTGCCCAGGATATACAGCAGTTCAAGGTATTGAAGAATGGGGACATGCTGATTCAGGGCATGATCAACAATGAACAGGGATTGTACAGATACCGAGTGGATACCAGGAAGTTTGAGATGCTGGTCAAAGGGCCCATCTGGAGTTTTGATCTGGATGAGGAGGAGTCCCGCATTGCCTATTTTCTGACACTCGATGGACAGAAGAATGAGGTGCATATTGCCTATCTGAACGACCACAAGCTGGGGTCTGATACAGTGATATACCGTAATATCGATTACTTTATCAAGTTGAAATGGAATGACAGTAATCTTTTTGTTGTCGGGAGCTCCATGGAAAAAAGCGAGTTATACCGGTTTAGCTTCCGAGCTTGGTAAAACCATAAATATGGAACGCTAAAACATTAGGGCCCTATGGAATGAAGTCGCTATGTTAAGGACTGAACCCATAAGGCCTTTTTGTGATCCGAACATGTTGCATAAATCCAAAGAGGGCATTTCAATCGTATCTCGATCCAAGGTGTACAAAGCTGATTTTACAAATTGGATACAAGTCCAGATTGGACCGATACATCTGATGGCTATAATTACCT includes:
- a CDS encoding response regulator transcription factor, giving the protein MRPKQILIIEDEESIRDILSYSLRKEGFEMTEAATGREGLDLLRESRPDLILLDLMLPDMSGFDVCRQLSVNSKIPVIMITAKSDMLDKVLGMELGADDYITKPFDIREVVVRIRAIFRRIDLISETLENQSYEVVRLGRHIEIRKDEREVWKDGERAGLTNKEYDLLLYLVNHHRKVHTRSELLDKVWGFDFPGDTRTVDIHIQRIRKKLDSGEQGISLIETVFGVGYKLNIQVHT
- a CDS encoding chitinase N-terminal domain-containing protein, with amino-acid sequence MGKLTRMRGVWVKSLLALSMALPLQIGLWNGDAAVQAEWATDPAPFIQAKVVNGNAGKKVLFDNTHAQTAGAADWVIDGGFSDFGNALANDGYYVKELRKTSPFTYDDLKEYNVFVIAEPNVPFKTTEQAAMKEYVEKGGSIFFIGDHYNADRNKNRWDGSEAINGYRRGAFEDPAKGMSTDERNSEAMQNVTSTDWLSDNFGVRFRYNALGDINATNIVPAGQAFGITEGVSAVAMHAGSTLAITDPTKAKGIVYLPKTNAAWPNAVDQGVYNGGGVEEGPYVAVSKLGAGKAAFIGDSSPVEDASPKYLREETGARKTTYDGFKEVDDGKLLVNTVNWLATQENYTSLTQVNGLQLDNVTALLPFEQPAASTEPQAEPWAAPAAGYKWYDRSTFKAGSYGGPASSANASYSFVKQDTLPNAEDFQIRVVVENMPANTTVSGYSAGIYLTGGTQVAMIQNESGTWPTSYGYSSNFSVTSDSKGRAIKDLNVRIKPGTTGAASLRLRLNGSNLITNAVTIGNVPAEQLPEEEGPIPATISIADARTKVAGSTVTVEGVVTTEPGAFGGQSFYLQDTTGGLYVFQSTGGFHAGDVVKVTAATALYNSEFELTDIVAIEKTGTASIPAAIEVPAVTAANQGQLVQLKEVTVQNIVSATPAGSFEFDAVAADGTSTHVRVDTRTGVTQTSFPYAAGDKISVTGVAAIFKDVFQLKPRSLNDFVKVEEGGEEGPSTPAVGAPGKPALTSNNGYSNGLSEGSYTVTMNLWWGDNGTSYKLYEDGVLIDTQKLTDATPAAQSAQTTITGKTNGTYTYVAELTNSKGSTRSEVLTVKVANAAPGKAVLSQDNWDGDGNYKVTMNLWWGTNATEYRLYENGQLIDTKALNAVTPNAQSAVTDVSGHANGTYTYRAELINAAGVTSTETITVQVTKSAVSLPAAS
- a CDS encoding RNA polymerase sigma factor encodes the protein MNKTAIHDAYVNYKSEVTRYLSQIVKNPQDAEDLTQECFIRMMNVTADIPEERLLYYLKRIARNLAMDTFRKRTRTLKRDSRLEMQTYHCDTSELEISEGVNDLVSIINNTEHRKILELRVIHGYSIKETAQLVSRSEGMIKSSVFHAVNRIRAKVIS
- the phnE gene encoding phosphonate ABC transporter, permease protein PhnE — its product is MMKNETSVIRRKPRKNPLRWVIVILLILVYAWALAGVPFTGLKETAGQIMKAIIAGVFSPDWDFVYLPEGEDLLRGLLDTLAISVLGTVISAVLCIPFAFWSARNMSSFRPVSGTGKMVLSFIRTFPEIIMALLFIKAVGPGSFAGVLALGLHSIGMLGKLFADEVENIDYGPSEALLASGATRMQQLWFAVLPQVLPGFLNYTLYRFEINVRSATILGVIGAGGIGTPLIFALSTRNWPRVGIILLGIIVMITIIDLISGYIRKKLV
- the phnC gene encoding phosphonate ABC transporter ATP-binding protein, with protein sequence MIELHNVTKTYANGTKGLNNINLKFKQGEFIAVVGLSGAGKSTLLRSINRLHDISEGEILINSKSITKAHGKSLRMIRRDIGMIFQSFNLVKRSSVLRNVLAGRVGYHSTLRTILGRFPKEDTELAFDALERVNIAEKAYSRADQLSGGQQQRVAIARVLAQEAKIILADEPVASLDPLTTKQVMDDLKRINQDLGITTIVNLHFIDLAREYATRIVGLRAGEVVFDGPVSEATDERFAEIYGRPILADELLDKQAVQEQRGEVLV
- a CDS encoding sensor histidine kinase: MKWTIQFKMVVLFSVIVFIGFSALLIISNKVGEENMYREVQEDMVQSKKNLDIALNQYFLIHNKRISEDSLGTGNRDLAEQIGSAVGGKVIVYRSDGTTFSTVGTKAKPGAAKTADLQAAMKSKIAYTTVVDKGRVTGNLSFPVLSEEHIIGIIQLERDYTDLFKRHLRFQNTIKGFAAVIFVFVFIGSVFISRQITKPIRVLTKRSAEVAQGSLNADIHISTKDEIGELASSFTVMIDRVREQIDVIERERDEVKHLQARNKVFFDNVTHELKTPLTTILGYAQILRDNGFTDQAFFEKGLKYIINESQRLNVMVADILEVTVSSTPIQTFRFERVNVSNIIREACEDMSIKAGKYNIGIRYELEPLLYVQGDWNKLKEVFLNVLDNSVKYGNVNSIIQVQSFRLGDSVAILIRDEGEGIPEEALKHVFEPFYRDNGMNRTEKGSAGLGLSIVKNTVEQHGGTVEMKSILNKGTQVNISLPGEWDV
- the phnE gene encoding phosphonate ABC transporter, permease protein PhnE encodes the protein MKQPVNVSIDGSFQNESGKGQGPGTGSTVRRPKPPGRTKHLLTLVIILLLLWASAKQTDASFSELIEGFPNMLDLLREMFPPRWSYFDNIVQGMLETIRMALIGTTIGAIIAIPVSIICAGNLMPSRWIYYPARFVLNLIRTVPDLLLAALFVAVFGLGPIPGILALAVFSVGLIAKLTYETLETIDQGPLEAMTAVGMNRIQLIVYGVVPQLAAQFTSYVLYAFEINVRAAAILGLVGAGGIGLYYEATLGFLEYDKTSVIILFTLVIVLIIDYVSTKLREKLL
- a CDS encoding IS3 family transposase (programmed frameshift) — its product is MSKFNLDLKIEAIHQYLSGNEGIKSIAKSLGINHEILRMWIKQYEYHGLKAFEKTYTAYSLTYKLDVLNYMNENGTSPNEAAVIFNISSPGVIRRWRSQFNENGIDALKPKIKGRHRMTDKNKKGLQKQEPAEGSLEALQAELERLRMENAYFKKVECLSSKQGKITKQDKAQVVYELRLEFPVVALLAFAEVPRSTFYYWVKQFDKPDLDADLKLLIQSIYEEHHGRYGYRRIRDELVNRGHRVNHKKVLRIMKELGLQSVVRMKKYRSYKGTVGKIAPNVLDRNFLAEKPNEKWVTDITEFKLFGEKMYLSPVLDLYNGEIITYTVGSRPTYSLVSEMLNKAFKRLSNEDKLLLHSDQGWHYQMKQYRQALKRQAIIQSMSRKGNCYDNAVMENFFGIMKSEFFYLHEFESVDHFKQELARYMDYYNHKRIKSKLKGMSPVQYRAHAQQIA